A region of Silurus meridionalis isolate SWU-2019-XX chromosome 17, ASM1480568v1, whole genome shotgun sequence DNA encodes the following proteins:
- the LOC124400263 gene encoding tumor necrosis factor receptor superfamily member 14-like, whose protein sequence is MCAPGSHVYRHCTEFISTTCVPCAYSTYISEPNGRLNCLSCAVCDPEQGLRVKTTCARYTDTVCEPLEGFYCVSNDKGSCTQAVEHRKCSPGHYIKQKGTAHNDAECGECKNGTYSDGSLDICKQHTKCEDLGLREIKPGTTISDVECGNKTQVPLFITMTVIIVCIIVAPALVIPFIIRHKICRHEGRKSEKETEDIQDNETLTMVSAFQQPNK, encoded by the exons GAAGCCATGTTTATAGGCATTGCACTGAATTTATCAGCACGACCTGTGTGCCATGTGCTTACTCAACTTACATCTCTGAGCCCAATGGTCGTCTAAATTGTCTTAGTTGTGCGGTTTGTGATCCTG agCAAGGATTAAGAGTAAAGACAACCTGTGCACGGTATACAGATACAGTTTGTGAGCCACTTGAGGGATTTTACTGTGTCAGTAATGACAAGGGCAGCTGTACACAAGCTGTCGAACACAGAAAATGCAGCCCTGGACACTACATAAAGCAGAAAG GAACAGCACATAATGATGCAGAATGTGGTGAATGTAAAAATGGTACCTACTCTGATGGATCACTTGACATTTGCAAACAGCACACAAA GTGTGAAGATTTGGGACTTAGAGAAATAAAACCAGGCACAACGATCTCTGATGTTGAGTGTGGAAATAAAACTCAAGTGCCTCTGTTCATAACTATGACTGTTATCATAGTTTGCATTATTGTGGCACCAGCACTAGTAATTCCTTTCATAATTAGACATAAAATTTGCCGACATGAAG GTAGGAAgtctgaaaaagaaacagaggACATACAAGATAAT GAAACACTTACCATGGTCTCAGCATTTCAACAACCAAATAAGTAA